The Acanthopagrus latus isolate v.2019 chromosome 13, fAcaLat1.1, whole genome shotgun sequence genome contains a region encoding:
- the ompb gene encoding olfactory marker protein b, with protein sequence MSTELELPFRPDNQLTEVMRLRVQSLQQRGQKRQDGERLLLPNEAVYRLDFPKQSLRFSHWKVQLAQTGRLTITATSQLWTPDLTNLMTRQLLEPAGAFWRSPHDAGDSTVQCYEADAHEFGERIAEQAKVRKVMYFLFAFADGCSPETVDSSITFTTDS encoded by the coding sequence ATGTCTACAGAGTTGGAGCTCCCCTTCCGGCCAGACAACCAGCTGACGGAGGTGATGCGCCTGCGGGttcagtctctgcagcagcgaGGCCAGAAGAGGCAGGACGGCGAACGCCTGCTGCTGCCCAACGAGGCCGTGTACCGGCTGGACTTCCCCAAACAGTCCCTCAGGTTCTCCCACTGGAAGGTGCAGCTGGCCCAGACGGGACGCCTCACCATCACAGCCACCTCGCAGCTCTGGACGCCTGACCTCACCAACCTGATGACACGCCAGCTGCTGGAGCCCGCGGGGGCTTTCTGGAGGTCGCCTCACGATGCCGGTGATTCGACCGTCCAGTGCTACGAGGCCGACGCACATGAGTTCGGCGAGAGGATCGCTGAACAGGCGAAGGTGAGGAAGGTGATGTACTTCCTGTTTGCCTTTGCAGACGGCTGCAGCCCTGAGACTGTGGACAGCTCCATCACCTTCACAACGGATAGTTGA